AATCACAACCAAACAAAGTAATGAGGGTGAAAGAAGCAGCAGAATATCTCAATATCGCTGTTTGTAGAATGTATGAATTAGCAAGTCATCCACAGTTTCCAGTGATTAGGGAAGGGCGCAAATTACTTTTCCTACAAAAGGATTTAGAAGCTTGGCTTGAAACACAAAAGGAGGTGATTTAGTGGAAGATACAACATCGTTAGTTATATTCGCAATGTTTATCGCGTGCAGCGCATTGTTACTTTACATTACTTATGAACCAATAAAACAGTGGGCTTGGAGTGACGTAAAACAAAATAAAAAGACCCATGGCAGTGGGTCCTTTAAGAAAAAACAGTTGTTATAAGTATATCACGAAAAGTAGGGAAATAGTAGATGCGTCTAACTGAATATCAAGTGCTATTACCTAATAAGTTTTGGAACTTAGCAAAGAGCAGGGATGAATTAAAGCAAATGATTGAACAGTATTTCAAGGCTGGTTATCCGCATTATGAAATTCAACGAATTATCAAAAGTGGACAAGTATATGTGGCGGTTTGTACAAGGAGGTAAATAAATGGCAACATTTCGAGTTAGTAAAAGTAAAAATTACACAACCATTAATAATACAGGTCTTCGAGATGAACGTTTAAGTTGGAAAGCAAAAGGAATATTGGCTTACATTTTATCGTTACCAGATGATTGGGTGTTTTACATGGAGGAAATATCTACTCATGCGAAAGATGGAATTGATAGTTTAAGAGTAGGAATGAAAGAACTAAAAAAATTCGGTTATGTTAGAAGGTTTCCTGTAAAAAACGAAAAGGGAAAGATTACTAACTGGGAGACAATTATTTATGAAGTTCCACAAGTGGAGAATCCAGATATGGAAAATCCACAAGTGGAAAAATCACAAATGGAAGTTCCATTTATGGAAAATCCCAAGCTACTAAATACTAAAGAACTAAGTACTAATAAACAAAATACTAATATACAAAGTAGTAGTAGCATCTTCTCTTTCTACGAAAATAATTTCGGTATTTTAAATTCATTCATAGCCGAAAGTATTTCACAATGGGTAAACGATACAAGCGAAAAACTTGTACAAGCAGCTATGGAGCGTGCTTTGAAACAGCAGAAGAAATGGAATTATGCTGAGGGGATTTTAAAACAGTGGGTTAATAAAAACATTCGTACTTTAGCTGATGTTAATGCAGCAGAAATAGAGTTTAAGAACAAAGGTGAAAAAGGAGCGAATAGAAATGGCAACACCAATGAAAAAACTGGCGGAATCCCTGGAATCGAAGGTGAATTACCATTCTGATCAATGTATGAATCACTCCTATGTAATAGGTGGACAAACAATCATTAAGCCAATTCAAATGATTATTTATCAAGGAAAACCTGTTTGCCCAAGATGTGTAGTTGAGCAAAACGATAAGGTTTTGGAAGAACAAGCTAACGCTCATTATAAGAAGATTAGCCGTTTGCAGAAATTCAACATGCTGGAAAAGGCTAGTGTTATTACAAACAAGGAAATTCCTCTTTCAAGATTATCTGATTACAGAACTGGGTGTGATGAAACGATTAGTCACAAGAAAGCTGTAGAAGAAACCTTGGAGGATTTAAAGAACGGAGAAATTAGAAAAGTTGTATTTACAGGAAATCAAGGGACGGCAAAAAGTTTCCTAGCATACAGTATGCTTCATGAATTAAATCAATATTTTTGGGATATCAGTCAAAAAGAAGAAAATTATAATCTTATGAAAAGTTGCTTGTACGTTGAATTAGAAGCAATAACAAGAATGATTATGGATTCTTTTGATGATAAGAGCAGTAAATATACACTTCAATATTTCGTCCAATTAATTGGACAAGCTGATTTGGTGGTATTAGATGATCTTGGGGCAGAAAGCGGGTCAACTGATTCGAATAGACAGGCATCGGATTTCATTCAACGCCTTTTATATGCGGTATCAAACGCTAGACAAGGAATGAGTACATTTACTACAACAAACTTTACCGGAAAACAACTTTTTAATAAATACGATGCTAAAACAGTTAGTCGTTTATTAGGGGATTCAAGGGTTTTGAAATTTACAACAGCTGATCAAAGGCTTACAAATTTAGGTTTCTAATAAGGAGGAATAAGCATGTGTGCATTATGCCGTAATACAGGGATTATTTGTAAAGAAACTTACCCAGGTGTAATTGAAACGAGTGGTTGTAATTGCGAAGTAGCAATCCAGCAGCAAGAAGAAAACGATAAGCGTTGGCAAGCATGGTTAATAAAATTTGAGTCAATGAAACAAGAGTTACAACCTAAGCAGCAACAAAAAGTTAGCTAACAAGAAAAAGGGGGATTTCAGTCGTATGAAGCCTACGAAAGTTGAAATCGATGTTACTGATAATAAAATTTATGTGGTCAAGAATGGTGAGGTTACGCTACTGAATCCTCCAGTAACAGGATTCGGGGAACAAGTAATTACTTGGCAAGGTGGAAAAGTTGATCGTGTTTCAACTACGATCACGGAAAAAATTAAATAACTGGGGATGCGATTATGAAGCAATTAACTATTGATGATGTTATAGGGAGTTTCCGCTACAACGCTATAAGCACCAGTGAAAAGTTTTTCAATCCAAGCTTTGAAGTACATTTTTACGATAAAGAGGAACGGCAAAAGATGGATTGCTTTGATGCTAGGAGTGAAGCTGAAGCTTGGGATGCAACAATAGAAGAGCATGGGAAAGGTATTCAGAAGATTAGGATAACTCATTCGAAGCGTACCAGATCAGAATTTCTGGAACTAGACTAGGAGGGATAGAGAAAATGAAAAAGGTAATTGAAGAATATATCAATCATTTAAAACAGTCAGCAGTAGAGAACAGAAAGGAATCAGACAAAGCGTATGAAAATGGCGATTTAGGTTTATCAGGATACTTACGTGGGCAATGGATTGCTAATGAAGGAATAGCAACTGCGTTAAAGACTATCTTAACTCAACACAGAGAGGAAAATGTGAGTTCAAATTTAATAAAGTAAGACCAAATTTGAATTTTGTTAAGAAATAAATGCTTTGCTTATGATATAGAGTCATTTTTGGATATTGGATTTACTAAGGAACTAAAAAAGTCTCTCCAATAAGATTTGAAGAGACTTTTCTGTCACATATCATAGCAATTTAGTTCCTATTAAAAGATGATTTAAGCTCTTTCTAAGTTTTTTATGGCGTACCGATAGTTATTGCCATCAATGCAGCAATTCTATCTAAAGCTTCCTGTACTGTAGTAGGAGGAAGAGGAGCCCAGTTTGCTGGATTAATAGGTGTATAAGCTAAATCGAAAGCATCATCAACTCTAATTAAAGATGTACTTGTTCCTATAAGATTTATTCGGGAACGAATAGGTAATGAATCAACTGTCGCTCTGACTCTTGTAATAACGTTATTAGCGCCGTTGACAAATAAATTTCCTGAATTAGGGCTGGGATTGAAGATGTTTTCTGTAATAGCAAAGCTGGTTAAATTTAGGGGGTCAATTGGAATATGACCAGGTAGCACATTTATAATGACATTACCATTTATTCCACCACCAACTAAATTGACTTGGGTATCTGTGGTTGCTTGCGAATTAATAGTAATATTGCCACTAGAAACGAACGAAGCAAACATAGCCATGTTAATTCCATTTTGAGTATAACCACCGGATAACATTGAATCACGGATATTCACTTGATTCACAGAAGTAGAAAGAGCTGTGAATATAGGAGTAGGGGTTATATTAACACTAACAAAGAATAATTTACCTGAAACGCTTTGCGCCGTTTGAAAATTAAAATCAAGAGGCCCACTTAGTAATGTCAGATTAACAAATCCAGATCTAGGATCCTGTGAAAAGTTCAAATCAAACCAAGACGGATCATTTATATCGAAAGGAATTTGTAATCTTGTTAATAAAGTACTAGTTCCTACTAATTGAACGTTAGCTTTTAAATGAATTAATGGTTCGATATAGTTGCCAGGTCCAATAGAGATAGCATAACGTTTCGTTATATTTAAAGGATCTGGAAATGGTGCAATAGCATCTGTTATTGATGCCATTGCTGCAGTCACTGTTAAAAATGGTGCGCATTCAGAACCATCAGCAGTAGCGTCATTACCAGCTTTGTTTACATAGACGATTTGTGTGAAAGTTGGTAGGGGTTCTATACATCCAGGTCCAGTAGGCCCGGTGCTTCCGGTAGGTCCGGTGTCCCCAGTAGGCCCGGTGCTTCCGGTAGGTCCGGTGTCCCCAGTAGGCCCGGTGCTTCCAGTAGGTCCGGTGTCCCCAGTAGGCCCGGTGCTTCCGGTAGGTCCGGTGTCCCCAGTAGGCCCGGTGCTTCCAGTAGGTCCGGTGTCCCCAGTAGGCCCGGTGCTTCCAGTAGGTCCGGTGTCCCCAGTAGGCCCATCGGGTGGTCCAGTAGGCCCGGTAGCCCCAGTGGGTCCAGTAGGCCCATCGGATGGCCCAGTAGGCCCAGTAGGCCCGGTAGGCCCAGTATCGCTATTAGGTCCAGTAGGCCCAGTAAGTCCAGTGGAACCAGTAGGCCCGGTAGGTCCAGTAGGCCCAGTAGGTCCAGTAGGTCCAGTAGGCCCAGTAAGTCCAGTAAGTCCAGTGGAACCAGTAGGCCCGGTAGGTCCAGTGGAACCAGTAGGCCCGGTAGGTCCAGTGGAACCAGTAGGCCCGGTAGGTCCAGTGGAACCAGTAGGTCCGGTAGGCAGAGTGAATGGTGGAATAGCTGGTAAAGTAGGTCCAAGTAAATCAGGATTTATTAAAGTGGAAGATAATAACTCGTCCATAATAATTTCACCTCTAAAAAATTAGTATTTCTAATAATAAATGCGGAAATAGAGAAAAGTGAAATGGACAAGTGAAAAAATTAGACAATGGAATTTTCATAAAAGCATTATTTTAATCAAAAAGAGCACCATTTGCCCTAAGGGTGCTCTTCGACCAAGAACTATATTTTTTATAGTCCGTATAAGTATATGTTGTTGCTAATAAATAGTGCGATAAAAGAAACACATATTGTACAAATCAACTTGTGGGTTAAGGAAAGAAAATCACATACCAAATTGATAATAATGCAATCCATCCAATAGTAAGGAATATGTATTTTAATATTTTCATAAATGCTCCTTTTAGATATAGGATGCACCAAGCTAGAGAATGTTATTAATTTTTAAACAAAATTCTTATTTAACAACAAATAAAAAGAGCGCTAATCAAGAGCGCTCCGTATACCTTGTTATAACGAAAGTGACGAACTCACATTATACAGAAAGGTAGTATTAAAGTATGTAAAAGTATGAAATTGGTGAATGGGTTCAAACGAAATTTTTATTTAGTTAAAAAGAGGTCCTAAGAAACTAGGACCAAAAGCGAAGTATCATCTTTAAAGTGAAAGTAAAAAGATTGATATGTGCTTATTCTATCACAAATCGAAATTTAAAAAAATTAAACGATTAAAAAATGATTTACAAGGATAAAGCATAGTTGCTTTATGATTGATTTCTCTTTAACCTAAGTAATTACCCTACCTGAAAAATACTTATACTTGCAGATACATTTGTTAAAGAGCCGCCATCATTATTAGATAGGGTGATAGTACCTGCTGAAGAAGTATTATTTATTAAAGTTAATGTTGAAGGAACAGTTGTTACTGTGAAAGCAACAGTACCTTGATTTATAGAATGTGGAGACCCAGTTCCATAACGACCACCAGGAATTGGTGTACCATTTAGTGCAAAGGAAAATTGGTTTTCACGAGCAGCTTCTAACTGGAATTCTGCTACATATGTTCCTCTGGTGTTAATTGTAATATTTCCAGTGCCCGCTATATGGGTAAAAGCGCTACCTATTATAGGTCCATTGGTATTAAAAGTGACACTGCCACCTACTACAATTGACTGATTGGTAGTATCAAAAATATATAGGTAGTTTGTTAAACCTACACCAGCAGGACCAGTAACACCAGTCGGTCCAGTAATGCCAGTAGATCCAGTGTCACCAGTCGGTCCAGTAACACCAGTCTTTCCAGTAACGCCAGTCGGTCCAGTAACACCAGTCGGTCCAGTAATACCAGTCCTTCCAGTAACGCCAGTCGGTCCAGTAATACCAGTCCTTCCAGTAACACCAGTCGGTCCAGTTGGATGGTGGGGGATGATAATAGGTTTAACATCTGAAAAAATAAATGTATTGAATATATCTCTATTTTTGTATTCTATCAAAATCACCTCATCTTTGTGTTTAGAAAAATAGTAGCATAATCTTTTTTATTAATGTTTCATTTATATATTATTAGTTTAATTAAATTTGGAATCAGCAAATAACTACCTTTGCACTTTTGTTTTAATAACATTGTTATTTCGTGTTAATGAAAAGAAAGGTAGATTACTATGAGTAGATTACTATGAGTAGATGCCTCTATACAATAACATATGCTTGTCCAGTTAAAAGGTGAATAGATAAAAGAACCCGTTTGTTATAAACGGATTCTTCCCACAAGGTTTGCAAGAAATTCAAGGTAACTAGACCGGAGCACTTATTGAAATTCTTGTGATAATACTGTATGCAAAGGAATTAATAAGGTTAAAGAAATTTAAACAAAATCCTTATTTAAATGAAGAAGCCCTAGAGTTAGGGCTCTAGGGCTTCTTGTGTTGGTATATCTCACACAATTTTATAAAAAGAATAGAACGTACTGAAGATAACACATGAATGTTTCATAAATGTATCAAAAAAGTGAACAAAATCGTTATTTTAATTAGTTCAGCCCCTTGAAGGGCGCTCCAAGGGGCTAAGATTCGAGAACTTGTAAACTCTTGTTTAATTACATGAAAACTCCCTAAGGAGAATCTATGATATTTTAACACTCAACTAACTATTTTGACAAATGTATATTGATAAAAGAAACCCCGATTGTCGACGGGGCTTCTAAGGGTAAGTGCCAAGTAATGACGTACTCGACTAATTAACCATATCATGAATTTTTTGGTAAAAATACTGGTAAATGTGTCCAATTATATGGGGGTTAATTTGAACAAAAACGCTATTTTAGTAGAAAACATTAAAAAGGACCCGATTAGGGGTGCGGGTCCTTTTAATGGAGCGATAGAACTTCATGGGATTACCAATACATTACCATAAAAGGAAATAAACTCCCAGTGTGTGGGTGTTGAGAAAACTTTATATAAATACTTCATTTTGTAGAAATAAAAAAGGCGATTGTCGCCAAATCGCCTTTTGATAAGACAGAGCACTTTCAAACATAAGGTATTCGGTGTTTAATGATATGTGCAAATAAAAGAGCAGCTAGCAAAAGCTAACTACTCGGTCCTCCAAGGGGGAACAAGGAGAAAGTAACTTAATGGGTTGTCTACAGTATTGACGGAATATTGAGTTTTATTCAGGGGAGGAATCATAATTTATAAATTAGATTATGATATTCGCTATTACCCATATCGCCCAGAAAAGAACTAAAAATTCAATCGTAATCCAAAGTGCTTTTTTCTCCGATTTTTTAAACTCTTTTATTAAAGAGAAAACAGCACTAATTGCTATAAGGATGAAAAGAACGAGTCTTATTGTATCTGGCATTTTAACCACTCCTAATTTTGAATTAAGTTTATTATATAACGATTTTAAAATTTTTAGATAATTATTGATGAGAATTAAGCTAAATTTAAACAAAATAATCCTTTTATAAGAAAGTGAGGTTAGGAGAATGACTAATTTAAAGAAAAGAAAAATTAGGAAAGCTATCGCGCGTCGCACAAAGGCAGTAGAGAAATATCAAGTTGATAACGCTTGGAGAAATATTTTTGTGAAAGCTGGAATAATAAAATAACAGTACTGGAGGGATAGAAAATGAATGGTATACAGTTTTTCGGAATGTATTTGGCTCTTTACTTAATCATCATGTTTGTGACCTTTAGTAATGCGAAAAGCTTCATACAAGCTGGAATTATTATGGTACTTGTAATCTTGATTTCGGAAGTTGATCATAGATATGGATTTTATAAGGGAAGCAAGAAAGCTAAAAGCAAACAAATATAGTCCGGCTAGAAAACTAGAGGACACCAATTCATTAAAGCAGCAATTATGGCTGTTTTACGAATGGGTGTCCTTTTTATTTTGAAAAGGGAGATGGGGAAATGAAGGGGTTAAGAGATCAATTACGTGAATGGAAAAAGCAATCAAATAAAACAAAGAAGAAAAAGAAGAAAAAACGAAAAGAGAAATTTAGCACTCGTGAAATTGAAGATTTAATGGGAATGCATAGGCCTTGTTATGAACGAAGACGTGGAGCAATAAGACAAAAGTAATTTAAAAATAAAAAGGAGTGGTCTTACATGACTAAACAATTATCTTTCTTACCAAAAATTGATAGAACAGCGACACAAGAGGAATTAGAAGGTGTGTTGGAAAGCGTACGTATACATAGACAATTTGGGATGATGCGTAAAGAAATGAAAGTCACTCCTTCTTATGAAATACGTGAGCACGGTCCTACACATACAGTTGGTAAGCCGTTAGAAGATGTTGCTATAGCAAATATCCAACAAAGTAAACGAGAAGAGTGGCTTGAAAGAATGTCAGTACGTATAGATCAGTTTCTAAATCGATTAGGGAACGGACGTGCAGGAAGCATTCAAAGAGATATTATTTATAAACGCTATTTAGAAGAAGAGGACGTATGTGATTACATGGTTTATAACGAAATAGGGATGTCAGAACGTACTTATCGACGTTGGAAGTCTAAAGCGTTTTATAAGCTTGCTTTTGCACTTGGATTAGAAGTTTACGAGACAGAAGAAACGGGAGGTAATGAATAATGAATTTTGTTCAACCGATACGTGATCCGGAGCAAATACAGCAGTTAAAAGATTATTTTAAGGAAAAGAGCTTACGTAATTACATTCTCTTCATTATGGGAATCAATACAGGCCTGAGAATCTCGGACATTTTGAAATTGAAGGTAGGAGATGTCAAAGGTAGTCATATATCTATGAGAGAAGAGAAAACAGGGAAACAGAAACGAATACAAATTACTGCAGCATTGAAAAGAGAACTTAAATGGTTTATTGAAGAAAGAGAAGACAATGAGTATTTATTACAAAGCAGACAAGGTAGGAATCGCCCAATCGGTCGCAGTATGGCATATAAGATATTAAGTGGAGCAGCGGCAGATTTTGGGCTAGATGAAATAGGAACACATACACTGAGAAAGACGTACGGGTATCATATGTACATGCAAACGAAAAACATAGCATTACTTATGGAGATATTCAATCACTCGTCAGAGAAGGTCACGTTACGTTATATAGGTGTAAACCAAGATGCAATGGATAAAGCAATGACTAGATTTAAAATTTAATCATTGCTTATCTCTTTTTAAATCTAGAGTTATTGCAGCATTTTGGAAAAAACTACGCTAAGAGTTTGCAAGGTTTTATACAGTTTCAGTAACAAACAAGAACCCTAAAAACGTGTTAGGATAGGAATATATAATGCATAGATCCATATAACAAAAAAAAGAAGGTTCCTTGGTGGGCGTACGGTTTTCTCTTTTCAGTGATACCGATAATATTGCGTTATGTTAACTTTCTATGAATATCATATTCAACCAAAATTACCCTTATTGATGTTATAATTAAATTCTTGGAGGGGTATTATGGAATTTATTGTGGATATTTTATTTTATTTTGGGTTTTATTTTGGATCACTGTTTCTTATAATTGGTACCGCATTAGTTTTATTTATTATGGCTGCATTACCAAAAATCTGGAGTAAAAATCTATCATTCGTAATGCTCGGTTTAGGGATAAATATAATTACTATTCCGTTGTCTTTTTTTATAGGTGGGATGGCAACAGATTCTCCTGATAGTACTAGGTTAGATTTTTGGAAAGGATTTTTCTTTATTCAAAAAATACCGCTCTTTTTACTGATTTTTTTATTATTTTTAACTGTGGTGTTGTGGTTTATTCGTAAGAACAAGAAAAAAGTAAACATATAGAATTTTAAAACGACTTCCAATAACGATAATTATTTAAATAAGCTGTCCACATGGGCAGCTTATTTTATTTTTCCGCATAGCTTAGGTTATTTTGCAAAATGCTGGTGGTATCCCTATACAGTTACTCATAATTTTCGTACTGTGTAACTCAAAAGAGAAAGTGAAACGAAATCAATGATACCAAGCGATTCAGAGAAGGGGTCAGTTACACACAATATAAGATATGGGTAAGTGGTAGTATCAAGGAATTGAATGGTGTATATACATAAATATAAAATGTAAGGGGGAAGTAATGGTGATTCATGTTAAATGAAGAACTATTAGAAGTAATAATTAGATACAAAAGGAATACTGGAAAAAATCCTGATGTGTTAAAGCTAAATCCAACTTATTTTAGAAATATTTTAGAAGAATTGAATTATCCAAAGTGGATTATTAAAAAGAAAATGACAGAAATGAAAAAAAGTATATTTGGTGTACCGGTGGAATTAACAGATGCAGTCGAAAAATTTGAACTATGAAAAGGCTGGCAGAGTTGTGACCGCTTTTTGGCAGGAAATGTTTCGGTTATTTTGGAATTAACGTGTTATATTTGTATTGTGGGAAGTGGCGGGAAACACAACTCACTATGTTGTTTCTAAAATTCTAAACGGTTCGTAATGATGGCACATAAAATCCGAAACCAGCAGATGGTAATGATTGAATGATACCGTTATTAAGGAGAGCTTTTGCTCTTCTTCCAGTTAATTAATATTGTTGGAACAGATGAGTATAGCGGTACTTAGTAGTTGGAAGAAGAATAAAACCTCATTTAGCATATTTATAGTAATAGCATAAGAGATTGACGAAAGAGCAACTGATGCATGGTTGCTCTTTTATTAATAGTTTTAATAGGAATATACTTTCTATGCATGCTATAATAATATTGGCTTATAATTCCAATATTAAAGGTAGAAAGGATTGTGGCACGAATGAGTAAATTAGATCAAACTATCAGCAAATTAAAAGCATATATAGGTGAAGATCATGAGGAAAAGAAATTAATAGAGAAATTTAATGAATTAACTCCAATTTTTAAAAAGATGGACAATGAATTCCCTAAATCTGGTAATGTAGAGCATTTAGTAATTTCTTATAGCGATAATAAGTATGTAAAAATCGGAAGTGATAAACTTGAATTACGTCTTGATAAAGAGAGAAATGTAATCGTAGTTTATAATCATAAGGGCATGCAAGCTACTACATTAGATGAGATAGTACTGCAAGAAAATGAGTTATATTGTGTAGGACGTGGGGAGAAGCTCACAGAAGATATTCTAAGTGATTATCTAAATGAAGTTTTTGGAGAGATTTTAACAGGTGAATAAGTCATTAAGAGCATTCCTTATGGAGTGCTTTTTATTATGTATAATCACTTTATTTAATATATTTCAATTTGATAAAAGGGATAGGTATTATTGTGTCGAAATATAGTTTTAGGAGAGTGATGAAAAGTGAATTTTGACGAACAAATTGCGACATACAAACAACAGAAGCAACAATTATTAGATGAAATGGAAGGGAAAAAGGAGATGTTTTTGGATGAACTAGTAAAATTTACAGCTAGTTGGTTTGAAGAACATACAATGCATTCTATTAAAAATAACCCTGAAAAAGTCATTGGATTAGGGGAAGATAAGGCTAGGCAATTAAAAACGGAATTGAAAGAACTTGCAAACAGAAGTGATGAATTGGTCAAGAACTACATGTGTGAGGATGATTTATGGTGGCATATGAATGAAAATAAACATTCGTATTTTGCAAAAGATTATAAATTACAAGAAAAACATGAAAAGAAAATAAGGTTGATGTTTGGTGAGTTAGGAAAGATTTTAATTGCATACGATATAGAAAAGGCTTCTTCAGAATCTCAAAGAAATTTTTCTAGTAGTTGGTTTTATGATGGTTATAATAGTGAGGATAAAAAGAATATAAGATATGCTTCTAGTGTTACATTTTCAAAGGAACTTCATACTTTAGATAAAGAATATATTGAATTAATAAATAAAGTTCAAGAAATTAATTGGAAAAGCGAAGATTTAGAAGAACAGAAAAAAGTTGAAAATGTAGAAGATTGGTGGACGTCGCTTTAATATAAAGATTAAGTAATAAGTCACACTCGAAAAGAGTTGTGGCTTTTTATTGTGTAAAAATTACATAGGTGGTGTTTAGTAAATGATTACTGAAATTAGAAAAACAATATCAGGTACAGAGTATTGGGATAACAAAGAAAAGCGAAGTCTATTTGTACCAACTGGTGAAGAACCAGGATTCGGAGTAACTGTTAATCCTGAGAGTATGATCTTGGGCATGGACTTATCAAGTAAACCAGATACTACAGTAGTGACAGTACCATTTAATGATATGACAGTGAAACAGTTACGTGAGTATGCTGATGAGCTAGGCATTGAGATTCCTTCTGATATTAAAAAGAAAGAAGACATCATTGAATTACTATCATGAAATACTGTGACTTCAATGGCTGCCATAACAAGATAAGCAAAGGACGTTACTGTGAAGAACATAAGCGTAACAAACCAAGGAAGAAGAAAGATAAGAAGAATATCTATCATCATGAGAACAAGCCATTCTATCGTACTGATGCATGGAAGTTTGTCAGGTCAAAGGTATACGAAAGAGAGAATGGATGCTGTCAACGATGTGGAAGGTTCGTCTTTGGTAGACGTGCTCATGTTCATCATGTAATACCAATCAAGGAAGATCCAATTCTTAAATTAGAAGAGAATAATCTAAGATTACTTTGTCCAGTTTGTCATACAATCGAAGAAAATGAAGATAAACCAAAAAAAGTTTTTCCGAGTTATTTCGGAAGCCCCCCTATCAAAAATTAAAAATTCCTCTCTGGGGAGGATAGGTAGCGTAGGGGGCATATCAATAGTTGCACCATTTTTTTAAAAATGAAGGGGGGTGTGAAAATGGCGCGAATGTCAAAGAAGAAAAAGTTGGAAATGTTAGATGTTGCAAGGGATGAAGAACGAAATAGAATCATAAGATTATTGACTGAAGATGACAATTTCACACCTTCCCTAGAACCATTAATTGATAATTATTTAGATGCTTTTATCATTTATAAAACGATGTTTGAAGAATGGAAAGCCGATGGTTTTGCTCCTACAAAAACGCATAAAAACAAGGCTGGAGCAGTAAATGAAATGAAACATCCGCTCGCTCAACAAGTTGAAACTTGGAATGATAAGAAGAATAAAATGTTAGAAGCTCTAGGAATGACGAATAAGGGAAAAAGTGTACAAAAAACGCCTAAAAATGCAGAGAATATCCAAACTGATGAGCCTAAAGATGAGTTAGCGGCTCATCGGAATAAATGGCGGAAATCTAAATGATTATTACACCAGGCGTTAACTACGCTGATAAATATGCGAATAACGTCATGCGTAACAAAAAGAAATACCCGAAATCGATTATTCTTGCGGTAGAACGTTATAAGAAGTGGAAAAAGCGTAAAGAGATTTGGTTTGATGTAGATCGAGCGAATGAAATGTTAGATTTCGTTCAATCATTCATTCGCCATGTTAAAGGACCACTTGCAGGTCAATTGATGGAATTAGAGCTTTGGGAAATGTTTGTTTTTGCGAATATGTATGGTTGGTATCATAAAAACGAAAAAGGAAAAACAGTCCGTGTTATT
This DNA window, taken from Bacillus cereus ATCC 14579, encodes the following:
- a CDS encoding DUF3942 family protein; amino-acid sequence: MSKLDQTISKLKAYIGEDHEEKKLIEKFNELTPIFKKMDNEFPKSGNVEHLVISYSDNKYVKIGSDKLELRLDKERNVIVVYNHKGMQATTLDEIVLQENELYCVGRGEKLTEDILSDYLNEVFGEILTGE
- a CDS encoding Rho termination factor N-terminal domain-containing protein — protein: MITEIRKTISGTEYWDNKEKRSLFVPTGEEPGFGVTVNPESMILGMDLSSKPDTTVVTVPFNDMTVKQLREYADELGIEIPSDIKKKEDIIELLS
- a CDS encoding HNH endonuclease; its protein translation is MKYCDFNGCHNKISKGRYCEEHKRNKPRKKKDKKNIYHHENKPFYRTDAWKFVRSKVYERENGCCQRCGRFVFGRRAHVHHVIPIKEDPILKLEENNLRLLCPVCHTIEENEDKPKKVFPSYFGSPPIKN
- a CDS encoding P27 family phage terminase small subunit, with protein sequence MARMSKKKKLEMLDVARDEERNRIIRLLTEDDNFTPSLEPLIDNYLDAFIIYKTMFEEWKADGFAPTKTHKNKAGAVNEMKHPLAQQVETWNDKKNKMLEALGMTNKGKSVQKTPKNAENIQTDEPKDELAAHRNKWRKSK